From the genome of Spinacia oleracea cultivar Varoflay chromosome 2, BTI_SOV_V1, whole genome shotgun sequence, one region includes:
- the LOC110791995 gene encoding uncharacterized protein isoform X3, whose amino-acid sequence MTFGKEAPPLPKYERIALKHVPTTVRRRYDRDLDNNLLNATKGGVEDAKFTSIVDANAEEKIEYNGFAKFDNDQGFQSEDNERDYNNGAKDVNPDGLSDVKFFVDDKVEDKSYAHFDNEHETQTYTYEFGYSDFGKNAKNSKSKSGAAEEVTFASIMDDDVEDKIEYNGHAKFDNDSGLLSEDDASKDEDGAEDDNTASVSYLNDFVDDEEEDKSHAQLKNEHDTQNYTYEFGYNDFGKNTSFPLEDGKRRGDDTAQDKHASVSDVGMHSEDSKRESERVVDVNLDATFEERTLHIVEDKRIEENRGNDVDNADDYVDDSFKDVAEDNNHRNCDNKQDIKVEEIKIEENETKDENVASDYMDDSVQEVKENDHENFVGKLDMPVEDRKREDDQTKDVNVVNDNVDDIVKGKDEDNGYVKSYKKQDSKSECGGTNDPNVSSECVDDSIESEVEDKEHGNCDDKEDIQLEETKFKSHGNSDANVASNCVDDTIEGEFEDKPHEHFDDIQDIQPEDNKSEGDVTNDANTTSNCVNDIIEDELKDKDYENFDDIQDIQQSKNKSEDDGTSNTSVVSNFMNGSIEGEVEDKEHINFVDIQDIHPEEIKNDGDETNDANVARVFVDDSNEGEFDDKEHENSDDVKDIQLEEKKIEGLETSDATVASECVDDSNECIIKDKEHEKFIDIQDMQQEDNKSDGGGNSDTNVASNCVGDSIEDEVEDKQHENSNDKDDIQLKDNKSEGGGTSDTNVVSDFVDDSIEGEVKDKEHVNSVDIQDIQQEDNKDDCNETSDINVARDFVDDSIEGKVEDKDYENSNDIQDIQQENNKSEGHVTSDANIVNDCVDDGTKGEIEDMDHENFIDIQDIQLEDNKSDDDETSDTNVASDCVDDNIEREIEDKKHGNSEDIQDIQLEDNKSDGGEATDENVASDYVIGSIEVEDIQDIQVEDNKSEGHESSGVNVSSDCVDDILEGEVEDKDHEFFSDVQDTQVEEDKNEGDDTKDAYIASYPVDNSVKVDVLDTEHENSDDIQDFCPKAFKKTLEQNGYDLYCPDCKDYAIDTIMFRKREDEGQQTTCYSFLRKISCSLHLVVVHYFTRLVKA is encoded by the exons GATACGATCGAGATCTTGATAACAACCTCCTCAATGCAACGAAAG GCGGAGTTGAAGATGCAAAATTTACAAGCATTGTGGATGCTAATGCTGAAGAAAAAATCGAGTACAATGGATTTGCAAAATTTGATAATGATCAAG GCTTCCAATCAGAAGACAATGAAAGAGACTATAATAATGGTGCGAAAGATGTCAATCCTGATGGTCTCAGTGATGTGAAATTTTTCGTTGATGATAAAGTTGAGGATAAATCTTATGCACATTTCGACAATGAACACGAAACACAAACTTATACATATGAATTTGGATATAGTGATTTTGGAAAAAATGCAA AAAATTCTAAAAGTAAAAGTGGAGCAGCGGAGGAAGTAACTTTCGCTAGCATTATGGATGATGATGTCGAAGATAAAATTGAGTACAATGGACATGCAAAATTTGACAATGATTCAG GCTTGTTATCGGAAGATGATGCAAGTAAAGATGAAGATGGAGCTGAAGATGACAACACTGCTAGTGTTAGTTACCTGAATGATTTTgttgatgatgaagaagaggatAAATCGCATGCGCAATTAAAGAATGAACATGACACACAAAATTATACATATGAATTTGGATACAATGATTTCGGAAAAAATACAA GTTTTCCATTAGAAGACGGTAAAAGAAGAGGTGATGATACAGCTCAAGATAAGCATGCTAGTGTTAGTGATGTGG GTATGCATTCAGAAGATAGCAAAAGAGAAAGTGAAAGAGTCGTAGATGTTAATCTGGATGCTACTTTCGAAGAAAGAACTCTACATATAGTAGAAGATAAAAGAATTGAAGAGAATAGAGGCAACGATGTAGATAACGCCGATGATTACGTGGATGATAGTTTCAAGGACGTAGCTGAGGACAACAATCACAGAAATTGTGACAATAAACAAG ATATAAAAGTGGAAGAAATCAAGATCGAAGAAAATGAAACTAAAGATGAAAATGTTGCAAGTGATTATATGGATGATAGTGTCCAAGAAGTCAAGGAAAATGATCATGAAAACTTTGTCGGTAAACTAG atATGCCAGTGGAAGACAGAAAAAGAGAAGATGATCAAACTAAAGATGTAAATGTTGTTAATGATAATGTGGATGATATTGTCAAAGGCAAAGACGAGGACAATGGTTATGTAAAATCTTACAAAAAACAAG ACAGCAAAAGCGAATGTGGTGGAACTAATGATCCAAATGTTTCTAGCGAATGCGTGGATGATAGTATCGAAAGTGAAGTCGAGGACAAGGAGCATGGAAACTGTGATGATAAAGAAG ATATCCAACTAGAAGAAACCAAATTTAAAAGTCATGGAAATAGTGATGCAAATGTTGCCAGTAATTGTGTGGATGATACTATCGAAGGTGAATTCGAGGACAAACCGCATGAACACTTTGACGATATACAAG ATATCCAACCAGAAGACAACAAAAGTGAAGGTGATGTAACGAATGATGCAAATACTACTAGCAATTGTGTGAATGATATTATCGAAGATGAACTCAAAGACAAGGACTATGAAAACTTTGATGATATACAAG ATATCCAACAAAGTAAAAACAAAAGCGAAGATGATGGAACTAGTAATACAAGTGTTGTTAGCAATTTTATGAATGGTAGTATTGAAGGTGAAGTCGAGGACAAGGAGCACATAAACTTCGTAGATATACAAG ATATCCATCCAGAAGAAATAAAGAACGATGGTGATGAAACTAATGACGCAAATGTTGCTAGAGTTTTTGTGGATGATAGCAATGAAGGTGAATTCGATGACAAGGAACATGAAAACTCCGACGATGTAAAGG ATATCCAACTAGAAGAGAAAAAAATTGAAGGTCTTGAAACTAGTGATGCAACTGTTGCCAGCGAATGTGTGGATGATAGTAATGAATGCATAATCAAGGACAAGGAGCATGAAAAGTTTATAGATATACAAG ATATGCAACAAGAAGACAACAAAAGTGATGGTGGTGGAAATAGTGATACAAATGTTGCTAGCAATTGTGTGGGTGATAGTATCGAAGACGAAGTCGAGGACAAGCAACATGAAAACTCCAATGATAAAGATG ATATCCAACTAAAAGACAACAAAAGCGAAGGTGGTGGAACAAGTGATACAAATGTTGTTAGCGATTTTGTGGATGATAGTATTGAAGGTGAAGTCAAGGACAAAGAGCATGTAAACTCCGTAGATATACAAG ATATCCAACAAGAAGACAACAAAGACGACTGTAATGAAACAAGTGACATAAATGTAGCTAGAGATTTTGTGGATGATAGCATCGAAGGAAAAGTCGAGGATAAGGATTATGAAAACTCCAACGATATACAAG ATATCCAACAAGAAAACAATAAAAGCGAAGGACATGTAACTAGTGACGCAAATATTGTCAACGATTGTGTGGATGATGGTACTAAAGGTGAAATAGAGGACATGGATCATGAAAACTTTATAGATATACAAG ATATCCAATTAGAAGACAACAAAAGCGACGATGATGAAACTAGTGATACTAATGTTGCTAGCGATTGTGTGGATGATAACATCGAACGCGAAATCGAGGACAAGAAGCATGGAAACTCCGAAGATATACAAG ACATCCAACTAGAAGACAACAAAAGCGATGGTGGTGAAGCTACTGATGAAAATGTTGCTAGCGATTATGTAATTGGTAGTATTGAAGTTGAAGATATACAAG ATATTCAAGTAGAAGACAATAAAAGCGAAGGGCATGAAAGTAGTGGGGTAAATGTTTCTAGCGATTGTGTGGATGATATACTTGAAGGTGAAGTTGAGGATAAAGATCATGAATTCTTTTCTGATGTACAAG ATACACAAGTGGAAGAAGACAAAAATGAAGGCGATGATACTAAAGATGCATATATTGCTAGCTATCCTGTGGATAATAGTGTTAAAGTTGATGTTTTGGACACTGAACATGAGAACTCTGATGATATACAAG ATTTTTGCCCAAAAGCATTCAAGAAAACTTTGGAACAAAATGGTTATGATTTATATTGTCCTGATTGCAAGGATTATGCCATCGATACAATCATGTTTAGAAAAAGAGAAGATGAAGGCCAACAAACAACATGCTATTCCTTTCTACGTAAGATTTCATG TTCGTTGCATTTGGTGGTAGTTCACTACTTCACTAGACTTGTAAAGgcttaa
- the LOC110791995 gene encoding uncharacterized protein isoform X5, which translates to MTFGKEAPPLPKYERIALKHVPTTVRRRYDRDLDNNLLNATKGGVEDAKFTSIVDANAEEKIEYNGFAKFDNDQGFQSEDNERDYNNGAKDVNPDGLSDVKFFVDDKVEDKSYAHFDNEHETQTYTYEFGYSDFGKNAKNSKSKSGAAEEVTFASIMDDDVEDKIEYNGHAKFDNDSGLLSEDDASKDEDGAEDDNTASVSYLNDFVDDEEEDKSHAQLKNEHDTQNYTYEFGYNDFGKNTSFPLEDGKRRGDDTAQDKHASVSDVGEFVDDQSYAHFNDERNTQNYTYAFGYSDFGQSASMHSEDSKRESERVVDVNLDATFEERTLHIVEDKRIEENRGNDVDNADDYVDDSFKDVAEDNNHRNCDNKQDIKVEEIKIEENETKDENVASDYMDDSVQEVKENDHENFVGKLDMPVEDRKREDDQTKDVNVVNDNVDDIVKGKDEDNGYVKSYKKQDSKSECGGTNDPNVSSECVDDSIESEVEDKEHGNCDDKEDIQLEETKFKSHGNSDANVASNCVDDTIEGEFEDKPHEHFDDIQDIQPEDNKSEGDVTNDANTTSNCVNDIIEDELKDKDYENFDDIQDIQQSKNKSEDDGTSNTSVVSNFMNGSIEGEVEDKEHINFVDIQDIHPEEIKNDGDETNDANVARVFVDDSNEGEFDDKEHENSDDVKDIQLEEKKIEGLETSDATVASECVDDSNECIIKDKEHEKFIDIQDMQQEDNKSDGGGNSDTNVASNCVGDSIEDEVEDKQHENSNDKDDIQLKDNKSEGGGTSDTNVVSDFVDDSIEGEVKDKEHVNSVDIQDIQQEDNKDDCNETSDINVARDFVDDSIEGKVEDKDYENSNDIQDIQQENNKSEGHVTSDANIVNDCVDDGTKGEIEDMDHENFIDIQDIQLEDNKSDDDETSDTNVASDCVDDNIEREIEDKKHGNSEDIQDIQLEDNKSDGGEATDENVASDYVIGSIEVEDIQDTQVEEDKNEGDDTKDAYIASYPVDNSVKVDVLDTEHENSDDIQDFCPKAFKKTLEQNGYDLYCPDCKDYAIDTIMFRKREDEGQQTTCYSFLRKISCSLHLVVVHYFTRLVKA; encoded by the exons GATACGATCGAGATCTTGATAACAACCTCCTCAATGCAACGAAAG GCGGAGTTGAAGATGCAAAATTTACAAGCATTGTGGATGCTAATGCTGAAGAAAAAATCGAGTACAATGGATTTGCAAAATTTGATAATGATCAAG GCTTCCAATCAGAAGACAATGAAAGAGACTATAATAATGGTGCGAAAGATGTCAATCCTGATGGTCTCAGTGATGTGAAATTTTTCGTTGATGATAAAGTTGAGGATAAATCTTATGCACATTTCGACAATGAACACGAAACACAAACTTATACATATGAATTTGGATATAGTGATTTTGGAAAAAATGCAA AAAATTCTAAAAGTAAAAGTGGAGCAGCGGAGGAAGTAACTTTCGCTAGCATTATGGATGATGATGTCGAAGATAAAATTGAGTACAATGGACATGCAAAATTTGACAATGATTCAG GCTTGTTATCGGAAGATGATGCAAGTAAAGATGAAGATGGAGCTGAAGATGACAACACTGCTAGTGTTAGTTACCTGAATGATTTTgttgatgatgaagaagaggatAAATCGCATGCGCAATTAAAGAATGAACATGACACACAAAATTATACATATGAATTTGGATACAATGATTTCGGAAAAAATACAA GTTTTCCATTAGAAGACGGTAAAAGAAGAGGTGATGATACAGCTCAAGATAAGCATGCTAGTGTTAGTGATGTGGGTGAGTTTGTTGATGATCAATCATATGCACATTTCAACGATGAACGCAATACACAAAATTACACATATGCGTTTGGATATAGTGATTTTGGACAAAGTGCGA GTATGCATTCAGAAGATAGCAAAAGAGAAAGTGAAAGAGTCGTAGATGTTAATCTGGATGCTACTTTCGAAGAAAGAACTCTACATATAGTAGAAGATAAAAGAATTGAAGAGAATAGAGGCAACGATGTAGATAACGCCGATGATTACGTGGATGATAGTTTCAAGGACGTAGCTGAGGACAACAATCACAGAAATTGTGACAATAAACAAG ATATAAAAGTGGAAGAAATCAAGATCGAAGAAAATGAAACTAAAGATGAAAATGTTGCAAGTGATTATATGGATGATAGTGTCCAAGAAGTCAAGGAAAATGATCATGAAAACTTTGTCGGTAAACTAG atATGCCAGTGGAAGACAGAAAAAGAGAAGATGATCAAACTAAAGATGTAAATGTTGTTAATGATAATGTGGATGATATTGTCAAAGGCAAAGACGAGGACAATGGTTATGTAAAATCTTACAAAAAACAAG ACAGCAAAAGCGAATGTGGTGGAACTAATGATCCAAATGTTTCTAGCGAATGCGTGGATGATAGTATCGAAAGTGAAGTCGAGGACAAGGAGCATGGAAACTGTGATGATAAAGAAG ATATCCAACTAGAAGAAACCAAATTTAAAAGTCATGGAAATAGTGATGCAAATGTTGCCAGTAATTGTGTGGATGATACTATCGAAGGTGAATTCGAGGACAAACCGCATGAACACTTTGACGATATACAAG ATATCCAACCAGAAGACAACAAAAGTGAAGGTGATGTAACGAATGATGCAAATACTACTAGCAATTGTGTGAATGATATTATCGAAGATGAACTCAAAGACAAGGACTATGAAAACTTTGATGATATACAAG ATATCCAACAAAGTAAAAACAAAAGCGAAGATGATGGAACTAGTAATACAAGTGTTGTTAGCAATTTTATGAATGGTAGTATTGAAGGTGAAGTCGAGGACAAGGAGCACATAAACTTCGTAGATATACAAG ATATCCATCCAGAAGAAATAAAGAACGATGGTGATGAAACTAATGACGCAAATGTTGCTAGAGTTTTTGTGGATGATAGCAATGAAGGTGAATTCGATGACAAGGAACATGAAAACTCCGACGATGTAAAGG ATATCCAACTAGAAGAGAAAAAAATTGAAGGTCTTGAAACTAGTGATGCAACTGTTGCCAGCGAATGTGTGGATGATAGTAATGAATGCATAATCAAGGACAAGGAGCATGAAAAGTTTATAGATATACAAG ATATGCAACAAGAAGACAACAAAAGTGATGGTGGTGGAAATAGTGATACAAATGTTGCTAGCAATTGTGTGGGTGATAGTATCGAAGACGAAGTCGAGGACAAGCAACATGAAAACTCCAATGATAAAGATG ATATCCAACTAAAAGACAACAAAAGCGAAGGTGGTGGAACAAGTGATACAAATGTTGTTAGCGATTTTGTGGATGATAGTATTGAAGGTGAAGTCAAGGACAAAGAGCATGTAAACTCCGTAGATATACAAG ATATCCAACAAGAAGACAACAAAGACGACTGTAATGAAACAAGTGACATAAATGTAGCTAGAGATTTTGTGGATGATAGCATCGAAGGAAAAGTCGAGGATAAGGATTATGAAAACTCCAACGATATACAAG ATATCCAACAAGAAAACAATAAAAGCGAAGGACATGTAACTAGTGACGCAAATATTGTCAACGATTGTGTGGATGATGGTACTAAAGGTGAAATAGAGGACATGGATCATGAAAACTTTATAGATATACAAG ATATCCAATTAGAAGACAACAAAAGCGACGATGATGAAACTAGTGATACTAATGTTGCTAGCGATTGTGTGGATGATAACATCGAACGCGAAATCGAGGACAAGAAGCATGGAAACTCCGAAGATATACAAG ACATCCAACTAGAAGACAACAAAAGCGATGGTGGTGAAGCTACTGATGAAAATGTTGCTAGCGATTATGTAATTGGTAGTATTGAAGTTGAAGATATACAAG ATACACAAGTGGAAGAAGACAAAAATGAAGGCGATGATACTAAAGATGCATATATTGCTAGCTATCCTGTGGATAATAGTGTTAAAGTTGATGTTTTGGACACTGAACATGAGAACTCTGATGATATACAAG ATTTTTGCCCAAAAGCATTCAAGAAAACTTTGGAACAAAATGGTTATGATTTATATTGTCCTGATTGCAAGGATTATGCCATCGATACAATCATGTTTAGAAAAAGAGAAGATGAAGGCCAACAAACAACATGCTATTCCTTTCTACGTAAGATTTCATG TTCGTTGCATTTGGTGGTAGTTCACTACTTCACTAGACTTGTAAAGgcttaa
- the LOC110791995 gene encoding uncharacterized protein isoform X4 — protein sequence MTFGKEAPPLPKYERIALKHVPTTVRRRYDRDLDNNLLNATKGGVEDAKFTSIVDANAEEKIEYNGFAKFDNDQGFQSEDNERDYNNGAKDVNPDGLSDVKFFVDDKVEDKSYAHFDNEHETQTYTYEFGYSDFGKNAKNSKSKSGAAEEVTFASIMDDDVEDKIEYNGHAKFDNDSGLLSEDDASKDEDGAEDDNTASVSYLNDFVDDEEEDKSHAQLKNEHDTQNYTYEFGYNDFGKNTSFPLEDGKRRGDDTAQDKHASVSDVGEFVDDQSYAHFNDERNTQNYTYAFGYSDFGQSASMHSEDSKRESERVVDVNLDATFEERTLHIVEDKRIEENRGNDVDNADDYVDDSFKDVAEDNNHRNCDNKQDMPVEDRKREDDQTKDVNVVNDNVDDIVKGKDEDNGYVKSYKKQDSKSECGGTNDPNVSSECVDDSIESEVEDKEHGNCDDKEDIQLEETKFKSHGNSDANVASNCVDDTIEGEFEDKPHEHFDDIQDIQPEDNKSEGDVTNDANTTSNCVNDIIEDELKDKDYENFDDIQDIQQSKNKSEDDGTSNTSVVSNFMNGSIEGEVEDKEHINFVDIQDIHPEEIKNDGDETNDANVARVFVDDSNEGEFDDKEHENSDDVKDIQLEEKKIEGLETSDATVASECVDDSNECIIKDKEHEKFIDIQDMQQEDNKSDGGGNSDTNVASNCVGDSIEDEVEDKQHENSNDKDDIQLKDNKSEGGGTSDTNVVSDFVDDSIEGEVKDKEHVNSVDIQDIQQEDNKDDCNETSDINVARDFVDDSIEGKVEDKDYENSNDIQDIQQENNKSEGHVTSDANIVNDCVDDGTKGEIEDMDHENFIDIQDIQLEDNKSDDDETSDTNVASDCVDDNIEREIEDKKHGNSEDIQDIQLEDNKSDGGEATDENVASDYVIGSIEVEDIQDIQVEDNKSEGHESSGVNVSSDCVDDILEGEVEDKDHEFFSDVQDTQVEEDKNEGDDTKDAYIASYPVDNSVKVDVLDTEHENSDDIQDFCPKAFKKTLEQNGYDLYCPDCKDYAIDTIMFRKREDEGQQTTCYSFLRKISCSLHLVVVHYFTRLVKA from the exons GATACGATCGAGATCTTGATAACAACCTCCTCAATGCAACGAAAG GCGGAGTTGAAGATGCAAAATTTACAAGCATTGTGGATGCTAATGCTGAAGAAAAAATCGAGTACAATGGATTTGCAAAATTTGATAATGATCAAG GCTTCCAATCAGAAGACAATGAAAGAGACTATAATAATGGTGCGAAAGATGTCAATCCTGATGGTCTCAGTGATGTGAAATTTTTCGTTGATGATAAAGTTGAGGATAAATCTTATGCACATTTCGACAATGAACACGAAACACAAACTTATACATATGAATTTGGATATAGTGATTTTGGAAAAAATGCAA AAAATTCTAAAAGTAAAAGTGGAGCAGCGGAGGAAGTAACTTTCGCTAGCATTATGGATGATGATGTCGAAGATAAAATTGAGTACAATGGACATGCAAAATTTGACAATGATTCAG GCTTGTTATCGGAAGATGATGCAAGTAAAGATGAAGATGGAGCTGAAGATGACAACACTGCTAGTGTTAGTTACCTGAATGATTTTgttgatgatgaagaagaggatAAATCGCATGCGCAATTAAAGAATGAACATGACACACAAAATTATACATATGAATTTGGATACAATGATTTCGGAAAAAATACAA GTTTTCCATTAGAAGACGGTAAAAGAAGAGGTGATGATACAGCTCAAGATAAGCATGCTAGTGTTAGTGATGTGGGTGAGTTTGTTGATGATCAATCATATGCACATTTCAACGATGAACGCAATACACAAAATTACACATATGCGTTTGGATATAGTGATTTTGGACAAAGTGCGA GTATGCATTCAGAAGATAGCAAAAGAGAAAGTGAAAGAGTCGTAGATGTTAATCTGGATGCTACTTTCGAAGAAAGAACTCTACATATAGTAGAAGATAAAAGAATTGAAGAGAATAGAGGCAACGATGTAGATAACGCCGATGATTACGTGGATGATAGTTTCAAGGACGTAGCTGAGGACAACAATCACAGAAATTGTGACAATAAACAAG atATGCCAGTGGAAGACAGAAAAAGAGAAGATGATCAAACTAAAGATGTAAATGTTGTTAATGATAATGTGGATGATATTGTCAAAGGCAAAGACGAGGACAATGGTTATGTAAAATCTTACAAAAAACAAG ACAGCAAAAGCGAATGTGGTGGAACTAATGATCCAAATGTTTCTAGCGAATGCGTGGATGATAGTATCGAAAGTGAAGTCGAGGACAAGGAGCATGGAAACTGTGATGATAAAGAAG ATATCCAACTAGAAGAAACCAAATTTAAAAGTCATGGAAATAGTGATGCAAATGTTGCCAGTAATTGTGTGGATGATACTATCGAAGGTGAATTCGAGGACAAACCGCATGAACACTTTGACGATATACAAG ATATCCAACCAGAAGACAACAAAAGTGAAGGTGATGTAACGAATGATGCAAATACTACTAGCAATTGTGTGAATGATATTATCGAAGATGAACTCAAAGACAAGGACTATGAAAACTTTGATGATATACAAG ATATCCAACAAAGTAAAAACAAAAGCGAAGATGATGGAACTAGTAATACAAGTGTTGTTAGCAATTTTATGAATGGTAGTATTGAAGGTGAAGTCGAGGACAAGGAGCACATAAACTTCGTAGATATACAAG ATATCCATCCAGAAGAAATAAAGAACGATGGTGATGAAACTAATGACGCAAATGTTGCTAGAGTTTTTGTGGATGATAGCAATGAAGGTGAATTCGATGACAAGGAACATGAAAACTCCGACGATGTAAAGG ATATCCAACTAGAAGAGAAAAAAATTGAAGGTCTTGAAACTAGTGATGCAACTGTTGCCAGCGAATGTGTGGATGATAGTAATGAATGCATAATCAAGGACAAGGAGCATGAAAAGTTTATAGATATACAAG ATATGCAACAAGAAGACAACAAAAGTGATGGTGGTGGAAATAGTGATACAAATGTTGCTAGCAATTGTGTGGGTGATAGTATCGAAGACGAAGTCGAGGACAAGCAACATGAAAACTCCAATGATAAAGATG ATATCCAACTAAAAGACAACAAAAGCGAAGGTGGTGGAACAAGTGATACAAATGTTGTTAGCGATTTTGTGGATGATAGTATTGAAGGTGAAGTCAAGGACAAAGAGCATGTAAACTCCGTAGATATACAAG ATATCCAACAAGAAGACAACAAAGACGACTGTAATGAAACAAGTGACATAAATGTAGCTAGAGATTTTGTGGATGATAGCATCGAAGGAAAAGTCGAGGATAAGGATTATGAAAACTCCAACGATATACAAG ATATCCAACAAGAAAACAATAAAAGCGAAGGACATGTAACTAGTGACGCAAATATTGTCAACGATTGTGTGGATGATGGTACTAAAGGTGAAATAGAGGACATGGATCATGAAAACTTTATAGATATACAAG ATATCCAATTAGAAGACAACAAAAGCGACGATGATGAAACTAGTGATACTAATGTTGCTAGCGATTGTGTGGATGATAACATCGAACGCGAAATCGAGGACAAGAAGCATGGAAACTCCGAAGATATACAAG ACATCCAACTAGAAGACAACAAAAGCGATGGTGGTGAAGCTACTGATGAAAATGTTGCTAGCGATTATGTAATTGGTAGTATTGAAGTTGAAGATATACAAG ATATTCAAGTAGAAGACAATAAAAGCGAAGGGCATGAAAGTAGTGGGGTAAATGTTTCTAGCGATTGTGTGGATGATATACTTGAAGGTGAAGTTGAGGATAAAGATCATGAATTCTTTTCTGATGTACAAG ATACACAAGTGGAAGAAGACAAAAATGAAGGCGATGATACTAAAGATGCATATATTGCTAGCTATCCTGTGGATAATAGTGTTAAAGTTGATGTTTTGGACACTGAACATGAGAACTCTGATGATATACAAG ATTTTTGCCCAAAAGCATTCAAGAAAACTTTGGAACAAAATGGTTATGATTTATATTGTCCTGATTGCAAGGATTATGCCATCGATACAATCATGTTTAGAAAAAGAGAAGATGAAGGCCAACAAACAACATGCTATTCCTTTCTACGTAAGATTTCATG TTCGTTGCATTTGGTGGTAGTTCACTACTTCACTAGACTTGTAAAGgcttaa